The Haloarcula rubripromontorii region GTCTGTGCTCCCTCAGCAGTGGCAGCTGTCGTTTCTGAGTCCGTATCAGGTGAACCGCTCGAAGTTGCTTGAGAGGTACAGCCCGCTGTTGCGGTTGTGAGTACAATCCCAGCGCTTGCCAGAAACGTTCTGCGTTCCATACACTACCATGAGAGGGGTCAAGTATCGTCCTATCCCAGATTCAAAGGCGTCTTTGAGTCCTGGAACCCGCTCACATCATGAGGTCTGCATCTTTACCGGACGGTATGTTTGCCAGTACCACGCCACGAAGAGGAACAGAATCGTGAGGACGCCGATTCCGAGGACAACCCCACCGGGGCCAGTACCAAAGGTGACGAGTGGCTCCCAGATAGTTGGCTCAGGTTGCTGAACCGGAGGCTCACCCATTCTAGGTGAAGGGGAGGGGGCCGGTACTGACCGACGCGCATGGACGAGCGCACTGACGATGCCGACGATACCAATGCCGCCGAAAACTCGACGCAATGCAGTCTTGAGTGATGGCGTTGTTCGCTCTGCTCCGGTGAAAAGGACGAGTGCGCTATTCGTTGGTGCATATACATCCATCTCTCGTCCCTGTTCAGAATACCACGTCTCGATTACTTCAACCAAGCCGGCGTCGCTGAGTCGATCTAGATGGTAACTGACGTTCTGTACCGACGTGTCGAGTTCGGTGGCAATTTCCGACGCTGTCGTTGGTTCGTCGTAGATGATGCCGAGAATACGGCGCGCCGTCGTTGAGGTAATCGTTGACAGGACCTGTTCTGCCTCGTCATCCTCGAAATCGATGAGTTTCGGAGCCAAGTCACGGTCCGTAGTTGGTGTGGGCTTGAGCGGTAGAAGCGAGGACATAGTATGGCTCTCTTTTGTGGTGGTATATGACTACGGAAGATTCAAACAGTCGTTTGAGTCCGATACAGTTGGCGTAGCAGCGTTCAGTACGATCAATCTGGGGACCACGAGGTGCCCACCAACGACGAACGGCGACCAGTGGTCCAGCCTTGCGGATAATCACCTTCTCCGGAAACGGGTTACAATGCTGAGCGAGAGTCTATCGAAACGATGGTCGGGAATGGAGCGGCCGCCGTTGAATCGGACGCTGTCCATATCGAGTAGGTCTCGCACGCAATGGAGTATACTCCGAAACTCTGCGATCAGTTGGGTTACCCGATTTGATATCGCAGTATGCGATTTATCGGTGCAATCGCCATTCATCTTCTGCTCGTCGATGAACAGCTAAATCAGGGTGAGCAGCGGCTAAAACACCGCTATTCAGTAAACTCGGTAATAGAATCGAACGCGTCGGCCGCCAGCCGTTCAGCGACTGCGTCCCTGTCCACGTCACTGATTTCCTGTGGATATTTTCGTTCGAAGTAGCTCACAATGTTCTCGACATCGCGAGTTAGCAGTTCCCGGGCGTTTTCGTGGTCGGTCGGGACGGCCTGGGGCCAATCGAAGACGACAACGCCCTCATTCGTGACGAAGACGTTGTACTCGCTCATGTCCGCGTGGACGTACCCCTCGCGGTAGGCCGTCTGCATCTCTTCGAGGACGAGATCCAGAATCGGTAGTACCTGTTCTGTTTCGAGTTTCGTTCGGGAGAGTTCGACACCGTCTATCTTTTCCATGACAATCGCATGGCGGTTCGTGTCGATTGGCTGTGGGACCGCCACGTCCGGATACAGCGTTTCGAGGGCATCGTACTCTCGCTCGGCGGCCTTCCGAGCGGTGTAGAGCCAGGAGACGTGGTCGCGGTCGGCGGTGTACTCCCGCTCTTTCATCACTTCGCGGAAATTGGTGTACCCTTCGCGGTGGTACTTCAGGGCCACCGGCTTGTACGACTGGGCCTCGTACACGTCGCTTTCCTTGCCCACGCCCAGCGGTGAGCCGACACCCTCGATGGTGTCGCGCTCGGCGAAGGTGTGGAGCGCGAGCGTGTCATACCCCTCGAAAGTGAGCTTGAACCCCTCGTACTGGATGGTCTTCCGTTCGACCAGGCCGCGGTCCGCACACCGGTCGAGCCGGTAGTCGACGTCTTCCGCCGTCAGCCGGGAGAACTCGGTCAACTTCTCGCGGGCGACGTACTCCGAGAACCGCATCCCCTGCTCGACGCCGGAGAGCAGATGGAAGTCCTCGGGTTCCAGCTCCGCCATCACTGAAGCCACGTTCTGGACCATTAGCGTTCTCTACTCGATGGACTGGTAAAAGGTCGACGCGTTCGCCGGATAGATCTGATAAACCTTTGAACGCTATACAAAATCTCTCATCTCGTCTCAGACGTTGCTGTATCGGCGGACGCCAAGCGCTCTGCCCGGCGTCGGCTGGCGCAGATGGGCGTGAGGTGCTGCGGTGTTCGAACGCTGCCTGAGACGGCTGCGCTACTATTTCGTATCTGTCTGACTTGACCCGCTACTTCGGTGTTTCGTGACCGAAACCGCACTTCGGTCGATTGATCGTCGAATAAGACCTCATTAACCTACAGAATCACACGTTTTTATTTTGGCATCATACGTCTGTTATCGCTACTGTACTGCCGTTTCCGCATCTCAAAATGTGACTGATAAGGCTCGAAAATGGCGGTAGCTGGTCGCACGCTCCCTTCACACACGATGCAGCTGAAAGAAGCGGTAAGCCGAGTATCGACTCGAAAATATGTTCCTAATCACCGTGACAGTATATGTAAGGCGAACGGCGACTATGTTCGCCGACTGTGTGCCCGTTAAGCTACTCTCTACTTTTCATTATCTAAACGCAAGTGTGTCGTGTGAGCAGACAACATAAAGACGAGCTCAGGGATCTGCTTCGCTCACTTGCGTTCAATTCTCACGACCGTCGGCTCGCGTTTCCGGTGCTGTTTGCCGTCGGTGCGGAACTGTATTTCGTACTGACAATCACACTCGGTTCTGCCCGTCCCCCGATGGCTCCCGACGCTGGCATCTTCCAGCATCTCGGCTGGTATCTGACGCGGGGCGGTCGATTGTACGTCGACGCCTGGGAGCCGAAGCTCCCGCTGTCCTACGAGACGACCGGTGCTCTGGCGATGCTGGCCGGCGGCGACATGTACCGGCTCCACCTCCTCAGCGTGGCGCTGATGAGCGTGGCGGTGTGTGGAATCGTCGGGCTCGTCGTGATACTCGTCCACGACATCACCGGCGACGATGTCGCTGCATCGCTGGCCGGCCTCTCGATGTTCCTGCTGCCGGGGTTCGCCGTCCGGCCCGCCTATGGGTTCAAAGCAAAGTACCTCTTTGTCCTCTGTGGACTCCTGGCGATATACCTGTACACGCGCGAATACCCGGCGTTGAGCGGTGTGGCCGCGGCGGCCAGCGTCGGGTACTGGCAGGCCGCGGCCATCTTCCCGCTCATCGTGGTTGGACTGGCCATCCAGCAGCGAGACGTGCGGGCGCTCGAACGTGTCGTCGCCGGCGGCCTCGGTTTCACTGTGGTCATGCTTGCGCCGGTGTTTCTCGTCTGGCACTCGGTCTCGGAGATGGTCGTCCAGGTGCTGCTCGTGCCGCTACAGACCGAGGAGCAGGCGTCGATACTCGCCCGACTCGTCGCCGGCGTCGTCCATTTCAAGTGGGCGTCGCCGTTCGTGGTACTGGGCGGCCTCGGACTCGCGCACACCGCCCGGTGCTGGCTCAGGGGCGACGACAGCGTGGTCGGGTGCACCGACTGGTGGATTCCGGTCGGCGCGGCGTGGTTCGCATTCCTGATATTCTTCGTCGACTTCGAAACCGGCGGCTACACCGACCTCATTCCGGGGCTCGCGTTCGTCGCAATCGGCGTTGGGATAGCCGCTGCGACACTGCGTGACCGACGACGGAGGCAGGCGCTCACCGCGGTTCTCGCGCTGGTTCTCGTCGTCAACGTCGCCGTCCTCGGTAGCGTCGGTCTCGTCTTCACACCCGTTGAAACGCCGGGACCGGTGCCGATGTCAGACCTCGAAACCACCGGTCTCCCGGAGGCCTACGGGGAGAGCGAGTCGGTGCCCGATGTCCGGTACATCTATTGGCAGCGGCTCGAACCGTCGGCGTGTCACTACCGGCTCTCGGTGATGGAGTTGCGGTGGCTCGACAGAGTCGACTCGTCGGTAGACAGTCGCTGTCTCGACTTGGGGACCGCCAGAGCGAGGCTTGCAAGCGGCTAAGACTCCGTAGAGTCGTAGTCGGAGAGCGAGGTCTGTGTCGTTTCGACAGAACCTGTGATGATGTAGGGGACGATAATCCGGAAGAACTGAGCGGCAAGCACCAGCAGGATCGGCCCCAAGAAGATGCCGTAGAAGCCAAACGCGATGGGGCCGAGGATGTACGCGAACATCAACAGACCGACGTGAGTCAGATCACCGCTGACGTACGGCCGAATCAGGAAATCCGGGATGGTGTCGACGACGACTAGCGTGACCACAAGGAAGAGGACAACCCAGGCCAGGGCTGCCGTCTGTCCTGTGACGACCGCGGAGACCGCAAGCAGTGCGGCCACGGGCAGATAGACGATTTTCATCCCGACCACTGGAATGAGGCTGCCGATGCCGGTGAGCGCGCCGACGAGTGGTGCAAACGGAACCTGCACTGAGCCTGGCGCGACCAGATTGTACAGCGAGAACACGAAGATCCCGATAACGCCCGTCACCAGTGCGTTCAAGATGTTCCCGAAGAGAATCGAGGACAGTTCCTCGTCGACCGCCGCCGCGTAGTTGCGAAGGACACCTGACCCGTCGAAGGTGTCAAGGAACCAGCCGACAAGTCGCGGTCCGTCGGTGAGCAGGTAGTACGTTCCGGCAAACATGATGAACACGCGCAGCAGTAGCGCCGTAAGCATACTCACAGAGCCGATGAGCGTATCGGAGACACGCCCCAGCCACGACTGGACTGTCGCGTTTCGCAACAGGTCGATCACCTCATCCGGCCCCATCGCCAGCACATCTGAGAAGCCGAGGTCGGCGAGCGGCCCCGGTAGCGACCCACCCTGCAGATCTTGAAACTGCGAGAGGTACGCCGCACCTAGACCACCTTCGCCGAAGAACGACTGTAACTCGGGGACAATGAGGACGATCGTGTAGCCGACCAGAAGCACGAACGGTAACAGGAAGAAGAAAATCGTGGCCGCCGCGTGGAGCTGTTTCTGGTAGGGGACGGCCCGACCCAGGAACGATTCGGGTAGCGGGAGCCACCCGAGCCGTCGATAAATCGGTCGGCTGGCGTAGTACAGAAAAACGGTGAACACGAGCGTCGGGAGGAACTGGGACAGGACGAGTCCGACCACGAGGAAGAGTGCTACGCCCGCGATAGCAAGGAGGACGCGCCGTCCGAGGTCGGTACTATATTCCATATGTTTTCAGTACAACATCTCGATAAAAAATAAAACCACCGGTCGGCCCAATGGCTGTTAGTGATCGGGGCAAAACGGGTGGCTACAGCCCCTCGAACTGGGTGATCGCCTCTCGCCAGTCTTCGGGGATCGAGCGCGAGGATTCTGTGTCGCGGTCGTATGTGACGACGGTTGTTTCTCCGGTCGCAGCCACACCATCTTCGGTCCGGACCTCGTACTCGAAGGGGAAGCTCTTCTCGCCAAGACGTGGAACCCGGACGGCAACGGCGACTGCGTCACTGATCTGGACGGGCTGGATGTAATCGACTTCGAGGTTCGCGATGACCATGCCAGTGCCCGACTCGCTGCCCGAGAGCAGCGCCTCGCCACAGTCGACCACGTCGTGCAGGTAGTCGATGCGAGCCTCCTCGAAGTAGGTCGCATACGTCGCGTTGTTGACGTGGCCGTACGTGTCGATGTCCGTGTACCGGACCTCGACGTCCGTCGTGTACTCGAAGCTCATGTCAGCAATTCCGCGTGTTTCTGTTTGAGCTTCTCGATTTTCGGCGGGATAGTCAACTGGCAGTAACTCTGGTCCGGGTTCTTCTCGAAGTAATCCTGGTGATACTCCTCGGCGGGATAGAACGTCTCCAGCGGTTCGACCTCGGTGACGATGTCGCTATCGTAGCCCGGCTGGACTTCCTCGATGAAAGCTTCCACGGTCTCGCGCTGGGTCTCGTCGTGGTAGAACACGGCCGAACGATACTGCGTGCCCACGTCGTTACCTTCCCGGTCTTTCGTCGTCGGGGTATGCGTCGTGAAGTGGACCGCGAGCAGGTCCTCGTAGCTCACCTCCTCGGGGTCGTAGGTGAGCTGTATGCACTCTGCATGGCCCGTTTCCCCGCGACAGACCGCCTCGTAGCTGGGGTCGGCGACGTGTCCGCCAGCGTAGCCCGAGACCACGTCGACCACCCCGTCGATCTGTTTGAACACCGATTCCGTACACCAGAAGCAACCGCCCGCGAATGTCGCTTGGTCAGTCATCACCCGGTGTACGTGCCCGGCATACAAAACTCACTGGCTGTCGTCGCAGATGGATGCCTACCTACCGGTCGACCTCGCCCATGATGGTGTCGAGACTGCCAATCGTCGCCACGAGGTCTGGGACGTATTCACCGCGAGCCATCTCGGACAGCGCCTGCACGTGGGAGAAAGAGGGACCGCGGATCTTGAACCGCGCTGGTGTCTCAGTCCCGTCAGAACGGATGTAGATGCCGAGTTCGCCCTTCGCGGCCTCGACGGCGCGGTAGATTTCGGTGTCAGCGTCGGGCCGAAGCGTGCGGGGCACGTTCGCCTGTATCTCGCGGTCGTCCTCGGGCCAGTCCTCCAGCAGGTCGACGCACTGGCCGATGATCTTCGCGGACTCCTCCACTTCGCGCAGGCGCACGAGCAGGCGCGAGAAGTTGTCGCCGCCCTGCTCGGTGACGACCGACCAGTCGAGTTCGTCGTAGTAGCCGTATGGGTCGTCCCGACGGAGGTCGTAGTCGACGCCGGACGCTCGGGCGACCGGCCCGGTACAGCCGTAGGCTTTCGCGGTCTCAGCCGAGAGGTGACCCGTGTCGACCGTCCGAAGCTGGAGAATCTCGTTGCTGGTGAGCATATCGTGGTACTCCGTGAGCTTGTGCGGCAGGTCGTCGAGGAACGCACGGATCTTCTCGAAAAACGCCTCCCGAGGTTCGGGCAGATCCCAGGCGACGCCGCCCAGCCGCAGGTAGTTGAACATCAGCCGCTGGCCGGTCAGGTCTTCGAGAATGTCCTGAACGAGTTCGCGGTCCCGGACGCCCCACTGGAAGGTAGCGGTGAATTCCCCGACCACGTCAAGCGCGTAGGTCGCGACCGCAAGCATGTGCGAGAGGATACGTGAGAGTTCGCCGCCCATTGTCCGGATGACCTGGGCGTACGCCGGCACCTCGATGTCGGCGAGGTCCTCGGCCGCACGGGCGTACGCCCACTCGTTCAACAGGCCAGCTCCGCCCCAGTCCCACCGGTCCGGATAGGGCATAATCTGGTGGCGGTAGGTGCCCTGCTGACACATCTGTTCCTCACAGCGGTGGATGTAGCCGATGTCGGGGTCGACGGCAGCGACCTGCTCGCCGTCGAGTTGGGCGTTCAGGTGGAGGACGCCGTGCGTCGAGGGGTGGTGTGGCCCCATATTGATATGCATCGTCTCCGGCCCTTCGCGGCGGTCTTCGAGCAGGCGCTCGTGTTCGCGGAAGGAAACGATCTGTGGCTGGTCCTGATTGTAGTCCCGGCTCAGCGGGTGGCCCTGCCAGGTTTCGGGCAGGAGAATGCGCCGGAGGTCGGGGTGGTCTTCGTACTCGATGCCGACGAGGTCGTAGGCTTCCCGCTCGTGCCACGCCGCCGTCGGGTACACGGACGCGGCGGACTCGCTACTCGGCGACTCCCTGGGTGTTGGCACAACGACCGAAAGTTCCTGTGTCGGGTCGTCGTAGCGCCGCAGATGATAGATCGTCTCGAACCGGTCGGCGTACTCCTGGGCCGTCACACAGGCACAGTGGTCCAGACCGGCCTCGGTTCGCAGCGTCGAGAGGACGGCCTGCACCTCGTCCGCGCGGATGACAACGGCTGGGGCGTTCTCGTGGCGTTCGGTGGAGAGGACGTGGTCGGCAATCGGCTCGATAAGCGGATGAACGTCGTCGGCTCGGTGGACTGTCTGGGCCATCTCCGTGGTCGCCCGTTCGCCGGCTGCCGCCCTCGGCCTGTCCCCTCATGCCCGAGGTTATTTTAAATACCTCCTGGAACGGTCAGGTATGAAGTACGTCACGCTCTCGCTGTGGATGGCCCAAGAGGTCCGACACCCGATGCACCAGTTCGTCGTCGACCACGACGGCTACGAGGCGAGCTATCTCCTTCGGGGCAACGACATCGGAGCCGATCCCCAGACTCTGCTGTTTCACGTCGACGGGTTTCCGCCGGAGCCCTATCGGGCGGCGCTGGAACAGGCCGACACCGTCCGGGAGTACGCCATCTCGACGTGCCCCGACGAGACGTTCTACCTCTACGTACAGGACTCGCCGTCGGCGACCGATCACGACCTCGTCGACGCGCTCACGCGGGCCGGTCTGGTCATCGTTTCGCCGGTCGCTTACCGTGCCGACGGCACAGTCGGACTCACACTGGTCGGTCCGGGCGGAACGGTCCAGCAGGCAGTCGAGACGGTGCCAGACGGCGTCTCCGTCGACGTGCGGGAGGTCGGAGAGTACGACAGCCGGCGACTCGACACCGGCGCGGCACTCACCGACCGGCAGTTCGAGGCCGTCGCCGCCGCCGTCGACTGTGGGTACTACGGCAGCCCTCGGGCGGGGAGCGTCGACGATGTCGCCGACGAACTCGGCTGTGCTCCCGGAACTGCCGCCGAACACCTCAGGAAGGCTGAGGCTCATGTGATGGCTGACATACTCGAACAGCGCCCTGAATCGACGGCGTAGTCCCCTCTGTTCGGGAACCGCTGGAGCGGCCGACGACCGTCCCGAAAAACTATAAACTCAAGAAGAGTGTAATCTAGTGTTGGGTTGCGAACACACCACAGGGCCAGCGGCGGCCCAACTCAGGACCACACTACCATGGACACAGTAACCATCGACGACGTACCAGTCGAACGGAACCCGATGCAGGTGCATGACATCCGCAAGCCCGTCTCCAGAAAACTCGGGACCGAGCATTTCGCGGCGAACTACTTCGAACTCGACCCGGGCGATTCTTTCTCGGGGAGCCTCCACCGCCACCACGATCAGGAGGAGGTGTTCTACATCGAACAGGGACAAACCACCTTCGAGGTCGGCCTCGACCGCGAGGAAGTTGACGTGTCGGGCGGTGAACTGATACGCTTCGAACCCGGCGAGTTCCAGCAGGGGTACAACTCCGGCGACGAGCGCGTTATCGGCTGGGCCTTCGGCGCGCCCGGCGCAACTCACGACTGGGACGAGCTAGAATCGAGAGCGCACTGTCCGGAGTGCGACGAAGAAACGACCCAGAGCGTCGCCCTCGCCGACGGCCGGTTCGAACTCACCTGTACCGGGTGCGGGAACGTTCAGGGCTAGGGCCTGCGTCTGTTGTTTTCGTGGGTGGAAACAGGCTTTCCGGCGCTTTGCACAACCATACCTCCGTCGGGCAGCCCAGCGACTGCTAGCCCACAATACATATCGCATCGCGTCACGAAGCCCGGGTATGTCACTGGCCGACCTAGAGTGGCGCGTCATCGGCGAGGAAACACGACCCGGGCCGATGACGATGGCGCTGGAAGCGGCCGCTGCCGAAACCGTCGCCGAGGGCGGTCCGGCAACGGTACGAGTGTACACTTGGCCCGATACGCTGTCGCTTGGCTACGGACAGGACCCCGACACCATCGACTGGGCGTTCTGTGACCGCGAGGACATCGGGGTGACGCGCCGACCCACCGGCGGTGGGGCGATATATCACGACAGCGTGGCTGACATCTCCTACGGCATTATCGCGCCGGCCGACGCCGTTCCGGGCGATCTGATGGCGTGTTACGAGCAGTTCTGCGAGCCGGTTTTAGATGCATTCGAGCGCATGGGCGTCGACGCCACTTTCGCTGACGACGAGCGGTCGGCGGTCCATCAGCCGGCCTGTTACCTGCGGCAACTCCATCCGGCCCACGATATCGTCGGCCCTGACGGCCGCAAACTCAGCGGGAACGCTCAGTATCGCCAGAAGGACGCTGTCATCCAGCACGGCTCCCTGTCCGTCTCGTTGCGTCCCGACCGCCACTGTGGCTGTTTCAGCGCCGACCCCAATTCCGAACGGTTCGGCGAGCGTGTCGGGGCGATAGACGAGTACGCCGATATCGACCGCGCCGAAGCCGTCGAGACGCTCCGCTCGACGCTGGCTGAGTGGGTCGATGCGACCGAGGGCTCGTGGACGGACGACGAACTCGCCCGCGCACGCGAGCACGCAGAGGAGAAGTACGCTGCAGCCGAGTGGATACGGCGGTCGCCCTGACACCACTACGAAACAGTCGAAGCGCCTGAAAAAAGCTAGCAAATGCTAGCGGATTGTTCGGGGTAAAAGGACCATCTGGGTTCAGTAGTGTGCGATGGCTCTCAGCGTCTCCGGCGTTACGCTGTAAAGCCTTCGAGGACGGGATACTATCAACAGCGCGCTCTGTGCGAGAGTACCCTGCTCACCGCCAGTACTTCGCCTATTGCTAAAACCACAGCTAATATCTTCACCCGGCAAGTGTGCGTTGATGGCTAACCGAGAACAAGATTGGTCGCCGAACCAGTTGAATCTGGATCTTCTCGATCAGAACGCGCGTGACGCCGACCCGCGGGGGAACGGGTTCGACTACGCTGAAGAATTTCAGGAGCTCGATCTCGACGCGGTGAAAGCGGACCTCGAAGAGCTGATGACGTCATCACAGGACTGGTGGCCGGCTGACTACGGCCACTACGGGCCGCTGTTCATCCGGATGGCCTGGCACAGCGCCGGAACCTACCGCACCACCGATGGCCGCGGTGGCGCGTCCGGTGGCCGCCAGCGCTTTGCACCCCTTAACAGCTGGCCCGACAACGCGAACCTCGATAAGGCACGCCGGTTGCTCTGGCCCATCAAAAAGAAGTACGGGCGAAAGCTCTCGTGGGCGGACCTGATTGTGCTGGCCGGAAACCACGCTATCGAATCGATGGGGCTCAAGACGTTCGGCTGGGCCGGCGGGCGCGAGGACGCCTTCGAACCCGACGAGGCGGTCGACTGGGGCCCCGAAGACGAGATGGAGGCCCACCAGTCCGAGCGCCGCAACGAGGACGGGGCACTCAAAGAGCCCCTCGGCGCTGCGGTTATGGGGCTGATTTACGTGGACCCGGAGGGACCAAACGGCAACCCGGACCCGCTCGCGTCCGCGGAACACATCCGCGAATCGTTCGGTCGGATGGCGATGAACGACGAGGAAACGGCCGCACTCATCGCCGGCGGCCACACGTTCGGCAAAGTCCACGGTGCCGACGACCCCGAGGAGAACCTCGGCGACGTTCCCGAGGACGCCCCCATCGAACAGATGGGGCTGGGCTGGGAGAACGACCACGGCTCAGGGAAGGCCGGCGATACGATCACCAGTGGTATCGAAGGCCCCTGGACGCAGGCGCCGACCGAGTGGGACAACGGCTACGTCGACAACCTCCTTGATTACGAGTGGGAACCCGAGAAGGGGCCCGGCGGGGCCTGGCAGTGGACGCCCACGGACAAGGAACTCGAAAACACCGTTCCGGACGCCCACGACCCGGGCGAAAAGCGGACGCCGATGATGCTCACGACGGACATCGCGCTCAAGCGGGACCCCGATTACCGGGAGACAATGGAGCGGTTCCGGGACAATCCCATGGAGTTCGGTATCAACTTCGCTCGGGCGTGGTACAAACTGATTCACCGCGATATGGGGCCGCCCGAGCGCTTCCTCGGTCCGGCCGCCCCCGACGAAGAGATGATCTGGCAGGACCCCGTCCCCGATGTCGACCACGACCTGATCGGGGACGAGGCGGTCGCCGACCTCAAAGCGGAAATCCTCGACTCTGACCGCTCCGTCTCACAGCTCGTCAAGACCGCCTGGGCATCGGCATCGACCTACCGCGACAGCGACAAGCGCGGCGGGGCCAACGGGGCACGCATTCGGCTTGACCCACAGAAGAACTGGGAAGTCAACGAACCGGCACAGCTCGAAACAGTCCTTGCCACGCTCGGAGACATTCAGGCGGAATTCAACAGCGGCCGAACCGACGACACGCGAGTCTCGCTCGCTGACCTGATTGTGCTGGGCGGCAATGCGGCCGTCGAGCAGGCTGC contains the following coding sequences:
- a CDS encoding ArsR/SmtB family transcription factor; its protein translation is MSSLLPLKPTPTTDRDLAPKLIDFEDDEAEQVLSTITSTTARRILGIIYDEPTTASEIATELDTSVQNVSYHLDRLSDAGLVEVIETWYSEQGREMDVYAPTNSALVLFTGAERTTPSLKTALRRVFGGIGIVGIVSALVHARRSVPAPSPSPRMGEPPVQQPEPTIWEPLVTFGTGPGGVVLGIGVLTILFLFVAWYWQTYRPVKMQTS
- a CDS encoding serine/threonine-protein kinase RIO2, giving the protein MVQNVASVMAELEPEDFHLLSGVEQGMRFSEYVAREKLTEFSRLTAEDVDYRLDRCADRGLVERKTIQYEGFKLTFEGYDTLALHTFAERDTIEGVGSPLGVGKESDVYEAQSYKPVALKYHREGYTNFREVMKEREYTADRDHVSWLYTARKAAEREYDALETLYPDVAVPQPIDTNRHAIVMEKIDGVELSRTKLETEQVLPILDLVLEEMQTAYREGYVHADMSEYNVFVTNEGVVVFDWPQAVPTDHENARELLTRDVENIVSYFERKYPQEISDVDRDAVAERLAADAFDSITEFTE
- a CDS encoding DolP-mannose mannosyltransferase, producing the protein MAPDAGIFQHLGWYLTRGGRLYVDAWEPKLPLSYETTGALAMLAGGDMYRLHLLSVALMSVAVCGIVGLVVILVHDITGDDVAASLAGLSMFLLPGFAVRPAYGFKAKYLFVLCGLLAIYLYTREYPALSGVAAAASVGYWQAAAIFPLIVVGLAIQQRDVRALERVVAGGLGFTVVMLAPVFLVWHSVSEMVVQVLLVPLQTEEQASILARLVAGVVHFKWASPFVVLGGLGLAHTARCWLRGDDSVVGCTDWWIPVGAAWFAFLIFFVDFETGGYTDLIPGLAFVAIGVGIAAATLRDRRRRQALTAVLALVLVVNVAVLGSVGLVFTPVETPGPVPMSDLETTGLPEAYGESESVPDVRYIYWQRLEPSACHYRLSVMELRWLDRVDSSVDSRCLDLGTARARLASG
- a CDS encoding AI-2E family transporter produces the protein MEYSTDLGRRVLLAIAGVALFLVVGLVLSQFLPTLVFTVFLYYASRPIYRRLGWLPLPESFLGRAVPYQKQLHAAATIFFFLLPFVLLVGYTIVLIVPELQSFFGEGGLGAAYLSQFQDLQGGSLPGPLADLGFSDVLAMGPDEVIDLLRNATVQSWLGRVSDTLIGSVSMLTALLLRVFIMFAGTYYLLTDGPRLVGWFLDTFDGSGVLRNYAAAVDEELSSILFGNILNALVTGVIGIFVFSLYNLVAPGSVQVPFAPLVGALTGIGSLIPVVGMKIVYLPVAALLAVSAVVTGQTAALAWVVLFLVVTLVVVDTIPDFLIRPYVSGDLTHVGLLMFAYILGPIAFGFYGIFLGPILLVLAAQFFRIIVPYIITGSVETTQTSLSDYDSTES
- a CDS encoding acyl-CoA thioesterase produces the protein MSFEYTTDVEVRYTDIDTYGHVNNATYATYFEEARIDYLHDVVDCGEALLSGSESGTGMVIANLEVDYIQPVQISDAVAVAVRVPRLGEKSFPFEYEVRTEDGVAATGETTVVTYDRDTESSRSIPEDWREAITQFEGL
- the msrA gene encoding peptide-methionine (S)-S-oxide reductase MsrA → MTDQATFAGGCFWCTESVFKQIDGVVDVVSGYAGGHVADPSYEAVCRGETGHAECIQLTYDPEEVSYEDLLAVHFTTHTPTTKDREGNDVGTQYRSAVFYHDETQRETVEAFIEEVQPGYDSDIVTEVEPLETFYPAEEYHQDYFEKNPDQSYCQLTIPPKIEKLKQKHAELLT
- a CDS encoding NADH-quinone oxidoreductase subunit D, with the protein product MAQTVHRADDVHPLIEPIADHVLSTERHENAPAVVIRADEVQAVLSTLRTEAGLDHCACVTAQEYADRFETIYHLRRYDDPTQELSVVVPTPRESPSSESAASVYPTAAWHEREAYDLVGIEYEDHPDLRRILLPETWQGHPLSRDYNQDQPQIVSFREHERLLEDRREGPETMHINMGPHHPSTHGVLHLNAQLDGEQVAAVDPDIGYIHRCEEQMCQQGTYRHQIMPYPDRWDWGGAGLLNEWAYARAAEDLADIEVPAYAQVIRTMGGELSRILSHMLAVATYALDVVGEFTATFQWGVRDRELVQDILEDLTGQRLMFNYLRLGGVAWDLPEPREAFFEKIRAFLDDLPHKLTEYHDMLTSNEILQLRTVDTGHLSAETAKAYGCTGPVARASGVDYDLRRDDPYGYYDELDWSVVTEQGGDNFSRLLVRLREVEESAKIIGQCVDLLEDWPEDDREIQANVPRTLRPDADTEIYRAVEAAKGELGIYIRSDGTETPARFKIRGPSFSHVQALSEMARGEYVPDLVATIGSLDTIMGEVDR
- a CDS encoding helix-turn-helix domain-containing protein, with protein sequence MKYVTLSLWMAQEVRHPMHQFVVDHDGYEASYLLRGNDIGADPQTLLFHVDGFPPEPYRAALEQADTVREYAISTCPDETFYLYVQDSPSATDHDLVDALTRAGLVIVSPVAYRADGTVGLTLVGPGGTVQQAVETVPDGVSVDVREVGEYDSRRLDTGAALTDRQFEAVAAAVDCGYYGSPRAGSVDDVADELGCAPGTAAEHLRKAEAHVMADILEQRPESTA
- a CDS encoding cupin domain-containing protein → MDTVTIDDVPVERNPMQVHDIRKPVSRKLGTEHFAANYFELDPGDSFSGSLHRHHDQEEVFYIEQGQTTFEVGLDREEVDVSGGELIRFEPGEFQQGYNSGDERVIGWAFGAPGATHDWDELESRAHCPECDEETTQSVALADGRFELTCTGCGNVQG
- a CDS encoding lipoate--protein ligase family protein, giving the protein MSLADLEWRVIGEETRPGPMTMALEAAAAETVAEGGPATVRVYTWPDTLSLGYGQDPDTIDWAFCDREDIGVTRRPTGGGAIYHDSVADISYGIIAPADAVPGDLMACYEQFCEPVLDAFERMGVDATFADDERSAVHQPACYLRQLHPAHDIVGPDGRKLSGNAQYRQKDAVIQHGSLSVSLRPDRHCGCFSADPNSERFGERVGAIDEYADIDRAEAVETLRSTLAEWVDATEGSWTDDELARAREHAEEKYAAAEWIRRSP